GGCcacctttttttaagtaaaataatatGCTACTGAACTTGAAACAATTGTTGCATTATTACTGATAGCACGAACAGGTATTAGCGATTAATGGCATAGACCATGCTTTAGTATcaaaattactattattttatttccagtTAGAAAATGGCTGCACGTGTATTCAGTCGCTTCATATGTAAGTACTGGCTTAAGCTGGCATTGGCGGTACTAACAATGCAGTTACTTTTGCTTCTTTTCAAGCAGCATTACCGTGCCTCCGGGGACGAAGAAGAGTTTCTTTACGTgagaatcttttttttttaataaactaacTTTGTTCTACAATGTCCCGTTGTAGAAAGACGCAGAATTTGACTTTTCTGATGCATCCATAGGGGCGTGGCAAATCGTCAACAACATTAAGAAGGAGTAAGTAAGTGGTTTTCCTCAAAACCTCtctatttttctaattctttcAAATCGGCAGCGCCAAATTCCTAGTTTTTTCTGCTTTCCTGGACGTGAGAAATGCACCAACAGTAACAATTATTGCCGCTGCTAAAACCAACATCAGGAAGCTTGCCACGAACAAAATATGGTGCCATTACTGGACCTCTGATAATTTCATTATAGCGCCCAAAATTGTAGAGGCAAGAATAACTGCAAGTATTTAACCTCATCGAGGTCAACTTCCCCACTAAAACTAAACTATGTATAACTAGATCATTGAGGAGCATTGGGGACTTCCCTATAGTGCCTACTACGTAAATTGCCCCGTGGATCTTAAGGATCCTCTTCCTGAGGCTGTGAGTGTCGTGACTCATCGCAATGAATTTCCTaagaatttaatgaaaattatagtTAATTATGCAAACGTGACTGCCTGGAATGCCTCAGAATTATCTgcaaacattgaaaaaattgctgtATGTGTTAAACCACTTCACTACGACTTTAACAGAGTAATACGCTCTTTTATCAAAATCACTCTAGTgagaattaataaatacttCTGTAAAGATATTTGAGCTACTAGAGTTCCTGGAACTGCACAGAGTAATGGGAGTAGACCATTTCTTCCTATACAACCACACTGTAGGTCCTCAAGTGAACTGCCTGCTGCAGGAGTACATCAAAGAGGGATTGATTACAGTCCTGCCTTGGCAGCTGCCATTGAAGTCTCAAAAGGAGATTAGAACCGAGGGCATTTTTGCCTCTTTGAATGACTGCCTCTTCAGGACCAGGCACAAATATTCACATACGATCTTCATTGATTTCGACGAATATATCTTACCCACGAATAATTACACTTATAGACAGTTTTTTGAGTAAGTTATTCGATAGACGTTGTGTGTGATAGTTAATATACTTCTGCAGCTACCTGAGAAACCATTATgatattaaacaaaaagcaTCCTTTTCCTTCAAAAACTGCTTCTTCTACCGACAATGGCCTGATGATCCTGACGCCAAATTACTCAACAACACCATTGGGGAAAAGTTAATAGTTCTAAGGAAAACCACTAGGAAAACTGAATTTCACAATCACAGGACTCGATCTAAAATGATTGTCAGGCCTGAGCTGGTTGATATGGTGGGCAACCACTTTGTATGGAGATACTTCAATAAGAAATTGTTCGGTGATTAGATCTATATAAATACTtaagttttccattttaacaatttagaATATTTGGCTTGTTGTAGACAACATGGATGTCAAATCTGAAGAGGCTTTTATGCATCATTACAGAGTATGCGAGTTTGGAGGGGACGATTGCGTGAAGCAATCCTCTGTAGTGGATAAAACTGCTTATAGATATCAAAACGATCTTCTTGAAGCCGTGAGAATAGAGTACGACAGACATTTAAATACCTGCAAGCTAGATAAAATTGAAGACTGATTAGATATAAGTAAATGCGtacattaataacaaattactGCTGGATTTTTCtggttttatttaatctgaAAATACACATTCCCCATTCCGTGGACATAATCCTTAAACTTATGCTAATCCCATGATGATAGTGCTGTAGACAGATTCTGTTCTTTCCcttacaatataaaataatgattgGCAACCAACAATACACTGCCAGTACTTTACTaacatttcgaattttaataaataacggAGTATATCAAGTTTAACTAAGAAAATCTCAATTCTGGCTATATTTGCTCATACTCTGCACAAGAACATCGATTTAACAAACCTCCTTCATTAATGAAACTATGgtaatattgaatttcatttGGGAATCGTGGATCAGGagaaaattcttttaacttttaatacaTTCACCCACAATATGTCAGAAACTGAGGGCGAAACTGAGAACCTTTCAAAAGAGACTGAAACTGAGGTATCATTGCACgtattaaactttatttttaacaagacCCCATTAAGCTTTATATTTGTACATAGGAAAGAACTAAAAAGAAAGGATCTGAAATTCATACAGGTAATGACTTCGAAGAGGAAATTAAGCAAGGAAGCGTTTACGACTCCGCTCGGTTTATCTCAGGTCCGAAAGTGAGCAAAGAGGGCACTTTAAGCTTGGATATTCTGCAATTTGAGTATcctttttgtaattaaaagaatttaggCAAATCCTTAATGAGTTATAATAGCTTCTCCTACGGATATGACTGCCTTAAATACTTCAATTTATCAGTCTTAGATGAGAACACTGTAGCCTTCTCATCCGGcaattttataaacttttttgatgTCCCTAAGAGGAAGATCACTTTCCGGAGGAGCGCTCTGGGGGGCGGAATTGGTCGTATAAGagtaaaatttaaagggaAGTTTTGCTTATAATCTATTAgcaatttttctagaaaaacaGGAATCCagaatttccatattttgctGTGGCCGAATGTGGTCAAGTCCCCATAATAATTATGTACGCGTGGCCAAGCCTGGAAATTATATGTGTTCTCGAAGGGGGCGCAGAGAAGACTTATgcaaatatagattttaagtAAGCAGTTTTCAGCCAAATCATTCAAAGGTtcacaattaatttttcccaGCCCTGAAGGCGAATTGCTGGTGTCCCAAAGTGGAGAACCCGACTTCCTGATTACTGTATGGAATTGGCAAAAACACATCATTCTCTTAAGGACCAAATCCCACATCAATGAAGTTTACAATGTAAAATTCTCCCCTTATGTGGCTGGGCAACTCACCACCTGTGGTAAGATGCGCTATTATAACACAATAATCTCttccaagaaaaaattaaggaatgGCCCACATcaaattctggaaaattacCTCAACATTCACGGGGTTGAAACTGAAAGGAGAGTTGGGGCGATTCGGGAAAACTGAATATTCGGATATCATCGGAGTTCTGCCCATGCCGGACACCAAGGTGGTATCCGGATGTTCCTGGGGCAACATTCTAGTCTGGAACAACGGTCTCATTACCTTCGAGGTGTTCCGATCGTTGCGGAGAAAATGTCACGACGCCCCAATAGTTCAGTTTTACTACGTGGATGGGGAATTGTGGACAGTTTCAATGGATGGGCATGTCAAAGTTTGGTGGTTTGAGAAAATCGACCAAGCAGACCCTCCAGACGATGATAGGGTAATTCTTGTAGAACCCACTTATGATTTTTATACGCCCGGAATTAAATTGATGGCAGTGGAGAAGAGGAAGCCTGGTGAAGGCGCTGATAGCTTTTGGTTTGCTCAAGTAAGTCTATATAGTCGAATAAATAGCTTTTCATTAGATAACATTTGGTAGAACCAAATAACTCGAGCACAGTTAAAGCAatgaaaatactaaaatttcttccattgtcaagaattttACCATTCTAAATTGAGTTTCAAAATCATAccgaaatttttgtttttttttaaatacatttcgTTGGACGAGCAGTTTAACTGAACTCATTATTCAGGATGGTAATGGTGGGATATGGCTCATCGACCTGAATACTAACGAGGACCCTCAGAAATCAGAACGTCTCTATACGTGCCATGGAGGCAAAGTCACGGACTTATCCGCCTGCCCTTACGGCCCTTACATAGCTACCCTAGGTGAATTAGGAAGTTTTTTCCTGTACAACTACGTCACCAAAACGTTGGCACTTGAATATACCTTCCCTGCCCCTGGAACGTGTTTAACCTGGATCAAACAAAACGTGCATAtacatcaaattaataaaatcattcaaaCTAATATCTTCATTAACTTATAGATAGATTTAACTGGGGAAATTATTCTTGCTGGATTCGGGGATGGGCAAGTAAGAGTGTGCTGTCTGCATATTCCCGATGAAAAGTCTTTATCTGATGCAATTAAGTTAACTGTGTCACAAGTGAGTAAATTAGTTTGTAGTCGAAattgaaatcgaaaaaataaatattttatgcagGTAATTAAGCCCCACAACAAACCAATTACGACAATGTCCCTAAATTCCGAAGGAACTATATTGGTCACAGCCGGAGAGGACTCGACCATATTCATCTTCAAACTGAACATTCGTTGTCATCACAAACTGCTTATCCCAATAGGCTTCTTCCCTACCACCGACGTTGTTACTTGCATAACCTGGCATCCTTCAATAGTacaaaaaatcctcaaattcGTCCTTACATgacttgaattatttttatttcaggaGAATGAAGTTCTTGTGGGGTGCCTTCACGGCCACATGATGCAAATAAAACTACCTTCAGAAGAACAACCGTACACAGGGGTGTCTTTTCGAATGGAGCTCCAGCCCCAATGCTATACTTTTTGCAGTTATAAATCGCAGATTAagagagattttaaaattaaggaaatcCAGAAAAGGAAGGCGGAAAAGCtggttaaaaaaagaaaggacATGGAGCAAGTTGTGAAGGATAACCCCGGGTTCGCAATGGATGAGGAAATCTTCTTAGGTTAGTAgcaatatttcagttttttgagtgtgaaaatgaaattattagcTGATTCTGAGAACGATGAGGAGTTGGAGCCGTTGTTTTATCCCAAGGAGGCCAACAGAATTATTTGGTTGAAGTACACCAGTAACAATACTATATGGCTTTCAATGGCGGGGtaaaaaatactctaaattcaaccaaatttttatattgctgaaaaatatttattagttatgATGCTGGGTACATTTACGAATATTACATTGACCAAAAAGACACAGTTCCAGTGAGGTTCCGCCTCTTGGAAGGGGCCGATGATATGGAAGTCAGCACCTACGTTTACACGTAGGaccttaaataattaatcctttcaatttttattacaatatttaacttttaacagcCACAatgaacaatatttaattttcgcGATGCAGGACGGAAGTATTAGAGTTAACAAAACCAATCCCAAAGATTATACGGATCTCAGCAATTATTTTTCggtaatattgaaattgattAGGTAgagtattaaaaattgattttagaTTACAATGCACGATAATCGAAACGGATTTGTGCCCAAATTATGCTTTAGCAACGACGAAAAGTATCTGTTCAGTTGTGGCCACGATggcaatatattttcatacaTGTTTAATCCTCAAGAATACGACTATCCAGTTACGTATTCCAGATACTACAGAGCTGATCATGTCTGCAATATTGTTGAAGGTATTACCTTTGTATATGATAAAATCATGTGTTTAACAAACGAGAATTTTTCACCTGTATAGATGTTGAAACCGACCAAAAGCTCAGCTTAGAAGAAGTGAAAATGAAGGCCGAAGAGAATAAGATCCAAAAATTGGCAGACGAGCACAAAAGCAaagt
The sequence above is drawn from the Euwallacea similis isolate ESF13 chromosome 22, ESF131.1, whole genome shotgun sequence genome and encodes:
- the LOC136416320 gene encoding uncharacterized protein; its protein translation is MPISHLIDNTRNDQTKVNIANTQVRKWLHVYSVASYHYRASGDEEEFLYKDAEFDFSDASIGAWQIVNNIKKDAKFLVFSAFLDVRNAPTVTIIAAAKTNIRKLATNKIWCHYWTSDNFIIAPKIVEARITIIEEHWGLPYSAYYVNCPVDLKDPLPEAVSVVTHRNEFPKNLMKIIVNYANVTAWNASELSANIEKIAVCVKPLHYDFNRIFELLEFLELHRVMGVDHFFLYNHTVGPQVNCLLQEYIKEGLITVLPWQLPLKSQKEIRTEGIFASLNDCLFRTRHKYSHTIFIDFDEYILPTNNYTYRQFFDYLRNHYDIKQKASFSFKNCFFYRQWPDDPDAKLLNNTIGEKLIVLRKTTRKTEFHNHRTRSKMIVRPELVDMVGNHFVWRYFNKKLFDNMDVKSEEAFMHHYRVCEFGGDDCVKQSSVVDKTAYRYQNDLLEAVRIEYDRHLNTCKLDKIED